The Skermanella pratensis genome has a window encoding:
- a CDS encoding TRAP transporter substrate-binding protein, which produces MVSAAAWAQTKWDLPTAYPDSNFHTQTLRWFADEVRRATGGQLDITLHSNASLFKMPEIKRAVQTGQVPAGEILLSAYGNEDPLFEADAIPFLAAGYPAARKLYEAQKPLLEKRLADQGIRLLYSVAWPGQGIYTKREITKIGDFGGIKFRAYNAATARLAELLGAAPTTVQQAEVPQAFATGVVDAMITSGATGVDTKAWEFSKFYYDTSAMHPRNVVMIGERAWRRLPEEVQTSVLEIAAKAEERGWAESERIAEDTKKTMGQNGLTIVTPPEALMGDIRGVGRTMIDEWVRKAGADGQKIAEALK; this is translated from the coding sequence ATGGTATCCGCGGCGGCCTGGGCCCAGACCAAATGGGACCTGCCCACGGCCTATCCGGACAGCAACTTCCACACGCAGACCCTGCGCTGGTTCGCCGACGAGGTCCGTCGCGCCACCGGCGGGCAGCTCGACATCACGCTGCACAGCAACGCGTCCCTGTTCAAGATGCCGGAGATCAAGCGGGCGGTACAGACGGGCCAAGTGCCGGCGGGCGAGATCCTGCTGTCCGCCTACGGCAACGAGGACCCGCTGTTCGAGGCCGACGCCATCCCCTTCCTGGCGGCGGGCTATCCGGCGGCGCGCAAGCTCTACGAGGCGCAGAAGCCGCTGCTGGAGAAGCGCCTGGCCGACCAGGGCATCCGGCTGCTCTACTCGGTCGCCTGGCCGGGGCAGGGCATCTACACCAAGCGCGAGATCACCAAGATCGGCGATTTCGGCGGCATCAAGTTCCGCGCCTACAACGCCGCCACCGCCCGGCTCGCCGAACTGCTGGGCGCCGCGCCGACCACCGTTCAGCAGGCCGAGGTGCCGCAGGCCTTCGCGACCGGCGTGGTCGACGCGATGATCACGTCGGGCGCCACCGGCGTGGACACCAAGGCGTGGGAGTTCTCGAAGTTCTACTACGATACCTCGGCCATGCACCCGCGCAACGTCGTGATGATCGGCGAGCGCGCCTGGCGCCGCCTTCCGGAGGAGGTGCAAACCAGCGTGCTGGAGATCGCCGCCAAGGCGGAAGAGCGCGGCTGGGCGGAGAGCGAGCGGATCGCCGAGGATACCAAGAAGACCATGGGGCAGAACGGGCTGACCATCGTCACGCCGCCGGAGGCCCTGATGGGCGACATCCGTGGGGTCGGCCGCACCATGATCGACGAATGGGTCAGGAAGGCCGGGGCGGACGGCCAGAAGATCGCCGAAGCGCTGAAGTAA
- a CDS encoding TRAP transporter small permease, translated as MRAVLDGLYRLCGWLAAFFLVAIAVLILLQVGGRMVGVLIPSSDDLAGFAMAASSFLGLAYALRAGGHIRVSLVLQRLAGGPRRWAELWCLGAGSLLTGYFAYYSGAMTWEFFAFGDVSPGLLPIPLWIPQSTMTLGLALICVALVDDLVAVAKGRPASYEGAGGDLLESEKLASVPAPVPDAKR; from the coding sequence ATGCGCGCGGTCCTAGACGGGCTGTACCGGCTGTGCGGCTGGCTCGCGGCCTTCTTCCTGGTCGCCATCGCCGTGCTGATCCTGCTCCAGGTCGGCGGCCGGATGGTCGGGGTCCTGATCCCGTCCAGCGACGATCTGGCCGGCTTCGCCATGGCGGCCTCGTCGTTCCTGGGCTTGGCCTACGCGCTCCGGGCGGGCGGGCACATCCGGGTCAGCCTGGTCCTGCAGCGGCTGGCCGGCGGCCCGCGCCGCTGGGCGGAGCTGTGGTGCCTGGGGGCGGGAAGCCTGCTGACCGGTTACTTCGCCTATTACAGCGGCGCCATGACCTGGGAGTTCTTCGCCTTCGGCGACGTCTCGCCGGGGCTGCTGCCGATCCCGCTGTGGATTCCCCAGAGCACCATGACCCTGGGCCTGGCGCTGATCTGCGTGGCGCTGGTCGACGACCTCGTCGCGGTGGCGAAAGGACGGCCCGCCAGCTACGAGGGGGCCGGGGGCGACCTGCTCGAATCGGAGAAGCTGGCGTCCGTTCCCGCGCCTGTCCCCGATGCGAAACGCTGA
- a CDS encoding TRAP transporter large permease, with protein sequence MDPLILSAVLIVLLLLLLASGIWVALSLLAVGLIAMVFFTSAPSGLVMATTVWGASASWTLTALPLFIWMGEILFRTRLSEDMFQGLAPWMARLPGRLMHVNIVGCGIFAAVSGSSAATCATIGRMSLPELKRRGYDERMSIGTLAGSGTLGLLIPPSIIMIVYGVAADVSIGRLFIAGVLPGVLLIALFMGYVAIWSLMNPDRTPPGGPATTLGERLRASRRLIPVVVLIAAVIGSIYSGIATATEAAALGVAGALVLSAASGTLTWNSFRESLMGAMVTSSMIAFILAGAAFLTVAMGFTGIPRVLAQFINDLGLSPLALLAALTAFFVLLGCFLDGISMVVLTTSVVMPMVQAAGIDPLWFGIYIVLVVEMAQITPPVGFNLFVLQGLTGRDILYVARAALPFFMILVTAIVLVTVFPGIVTWLPAQMIGR encoded by the coding sequence TTGGACCCCCTGATCCTCTCCGCCGTCCTGATCGTCCTGCTGCTGCTCCTGCTCGCCAGCGGCATCTGGGTGGCGCTGTCGCTGCTGGCGGTCGGGCTGATCGCCATGGTGTTCTTCACCTCCGCCCCGTCGGGGCTGGTCATGGCGACCACCGTATGGGGGGCCAGTGCCAGCTGGACGCTGACGGCCCTGCCGCTGTTCATCTGGATGGGCGAGATCCTGTTCCGCACCCGCCTGTCGGAGGACATGTTCCAGGGACTCGCCCCCTGGATGGCGCGGCTGCCCGGCCGGCTGATGCATGTGAACATCGTAGGGTGCGGGATCTTCGCCGCGGTGTCCGGCTCCTCCGCCGCGACCTGCGCCACGATCGGCCGGATGTCCCTGCCCGAGCTGAAGCGGCGCGGCTACGACGAGCGGATGAGCATCGGCACGCTGGCCGGCTCCGGAACGCTGGGGCTTCTGATCCCGCCGTCGATCATCATGATCGTCTACGGCGTGGCGGCCGACGTGTCGATCGGCCGGCTGTTCATCGCCGGGGTGCTGCCCGGCGTCCTGCTGATCGCCCTGTTCATGGGCTATGTCGCCATATGGTCGCTGATGAACCCGGACCGCACGCCGCCAGGCGGACCGGCGACGACCCTGGGCGAACGGCTGCGGGCCTCGCGCCGGCTGATCCCGGTGGTGGTGCTGATCGCCGCCGTGATCGGCTCGATCTATTCCGGGATCGCCACCGCGACCGAGGCGGCGGCGCTGGGCGTCGCCGGGGCCCTGGTGCTGTCCGCGGCGTCGGGGACCTTGACCTGGAACAGCTTCCGGGAAAGCCTGATGGGCGCCATGGTCACGTCCAGCATGATCGCCTTCATCCTGGCCGGCGCCGCCTTCCTGACGGTCGCCATGGGCTTCACCGGCATCCCGCGCGTGCTGGCCCAGTTCATCAACGACCTCGGCCTGTCGCCCCTGGCGCTGCTGGCGGCACTGACGGCGTTCTTCGTGCTGCTGGGCTGCTTCCTCGACGGGATCTCCATGGTGGTGCTGACCACGTCGGTGGTCATGCCGATGGTCCAGGCCGCCGGGATCGATCCGCTGTGGTTCGGGATCTACATCGTGCTGGTGGTCGAGATGGCCCAGATCACGCCGCCGGTGGGGTTCAACCTGTTCGTCCTGCAAGGGCTGACGGGGCGGGACATCCTTTACGTCGCCCGGGCGGCCCTGCCGTTCTTCATGATCCTGGTGACGGCGATCGTGCTGGTTACCGTATTCCCCGGCATCGTGACCTGGCTGCCGGCCCAGATGATCGGCCGCTGA
- a CDS encoding biotin-dependent carboxyltransferase family protein has protein sequence MADLIVVQPGPQAMIQDLGRVGWQRFGIAAAGAVDPPALRAANLLAGNPPGTAAIEFTLAGGEYEAEGATVRLAVAGGDFQVTVDGDRVPPWTGFDLAPGRRLRIGAARDALRGYLAAGGGFTLPPRLGSLSTHVRSGLGGLDGGVLRAGDRLPLAAGAAPAGPPMTLDPQGLPPRREILRVVLGPQDDHFTAAGIETFLTGTYAVTTDADRMGYRLGGPEIEHAGDFNIISDGIAAGSVQVPGTRQPIVLLADRQPTGGYPKIATIITPDLPSLAQARPGDTVRFQAVDPAEAVAIRRDWEAMLARMGEWLAPAGLGRELDSERLLGINLVGGVVDGLA, from the coding sequence ATGGCCGACCTGATAGTCGTCCAGCCCGGCCCGCAGGCCATGATCCAGGACCTGGGCCGGGTCGGCTGGCAGCGCTTCGGCATCGCCGCCGCGGGAGCCGTGGACCCTCCGGCGCTGCGCGCCGCCAACCTTCTGGCCGGCAACCCGCCCGGGACCGCCGCCATCGAGTTCACCCTGGCGGGCGGGGAGTACGAGGCGGAGGGGGCGACGGTGCGCCTGGCAGTCGCGGGCGGGGATTTCCAGGTCACCGTGGACGGCGACCGGGTGCCGCCCTGGACCGGCTTCGACCTGGCGCCGGGGCGGCGGCTCAGGATCGGCGCCGCGCGGGACGCCCTGCGGGGATACCTCGCGGCCGGCGGCGGCTTCACCCTGCCGCCGCGGCTCGGCAGCCTGTCCACCCATGTCCGCTCCGGCCTGGGCGGACTGGACGGCGGGGTGCTGCGGGCGGGGGATCGCTTGCCGCTGGCCGCCGGCGCGGCGCCCGCGGGGCCGCCGATGACCCTCGACCCGCAGGGACTGCCGCCCCGGCGCGAGATCCTACGGGTGGTGCTGGGACCGCAGGACGACCATTTCACGGCCGCCGGGATCGAGACCTTCCTGACCGGGACCTATGCCGTGACGACCGATGCCGACCGCATGGGCTACCGGCTGGGCGGGCCGGAGATCGAACATGCCGGCGACTTCAACATCATCTCCGACGGCATCGCGGCCGGCAGCGTCCAGGTCCCCGGCACCCGCCAGCCCATCGTGCTGCTGGCCGACCGCCAGCCGACGGGAGGCTATCCCAAGATCGCGACCATCATAACGCCCGACCTGCCGTCCCTGGCCCAGGCGCGGCCGGGGGATACCGTCCGTTTCCAGGCCGTCGATCCGGCCGAGGCGGTGGCGATCCGCCGGGACTGGGAGGCGATGCTGGCCCGCATGGGAGAGTGGCTTGCCCCGGCGGGCCTGGGGCGCGAACTGGACAGCGAACGCCTGCTCGGCATCAACCTGGTGGGCGGCGTGGTCGATGGGCTTGCCTGA
- the pxpB gene encoding 5-oxoprolinase subunit PxpB, translating into MGGTGAGAAYDPPRFLPAGDAALTVEFGAAIDAETNGRVLALDAALADAALPGVVETVPTYRSLLVQFDPAVLTHGELEEALKTLGPAHGGGKAAARRWTIPVAYGGEHGIDLEDVARHHNIAAEEVVRLHLSGDYRVYMIGFAPGFAYLGGLPEQLHTPRRRDPRMKVPAGTISIGGMQASVCSTPIPSGWHLLGRTPVRGFDLRRPDPFLFRPGDRIRFARIDAAEFKRLDALAESGSYLPEPDEPAGGPAGGED; encoded by the coding sequence ATGGGCGGAACCGGAGCCGGAGCGGCTTACGATCCGCCGCGCTTCCTGCCGGCGGGCGACGCCGCGCTGACCGTCGAGTTCGGCGCCGCCATCGACGCGGAGACCAACGGCCGGGTGCTGGCGCTCGACGCGGCCCTGGCGGACGCGGCGCTGCCTGGCGTGGTTGAGACGGTGCCCACATACCGCTCGCTCCTCGTGCAGTTCGATCCCGCCGTGCTGACCCATGGCGAACTGGAGGAGGCGCTGAAGACCCTTGGTCCCGCTCACGGCGGCGGGAAAGCCGCGGCGCGGCGCTGGACCATCCCGGTCGCCTATGGCGGCGAGCACGGCATCGACCTGGAGGACGTCGCCCGCCACCACAACATCGCGGCGGAGGAGGTCGTGAGGCTTCACCTCTCCGGCGACTACCGGGTCTACATGATCGGGTTCGCGCCCGGCTTCGCCTATCTGGGCGGATTGCCGGAACAGCTCCACACGCCGCGCCGGCGCGATCCGAGGATGAAGGTGCCGGCCGGGACCATCTCGATCGGCGGCATGCAGGCATCGGTCTGCTCGACCCCGATCCCGTCGGGTTGGCACCTGCTGGGTCGGACGCCGGTCCGGGGTTTCGACCTGCGGCGGCCCGACCCGTTCCTGTTCCGGCCCGGGGACCGGATCCGCTTCGCCCGGATCGACGCGGCCGAGTTCAAGCGGCTGGACGCCCTGGCGGAGTCCGGCAGCTACCTGCCGGAGCCGGACGAGCCCGCCGGAGGGCCCGCCGGAGGAGAGGATTGA